One window of the Shewanella khirikhana genome contains the following:
- the nusA gene encoding transcription termination factor NusA, giving the protein MNKEILLVAEAVSNEKAVPREKIFEALETALATATKKKYEGDIDVRVAIDRKTGDYETFRRWMVVEDNGEALENPYREITLEAARYEDPEIQVGEFIEDEIESVVFDRITTQTAKQVIVQKVREAERAQVVEQFYDKEGEIITGVVKKSNRDSVIVDLGNNADGVLYKEDLIARESFRPGDRVRALLYAVRPEARGAQLYLTRTKPEMLIELFRVEVPEIADEMIEVMGAARDPGSRAKIAVKSNDRRIDPIGACVGMRGARVQAVSNELGGERVDIVLWDDNPAQFVINAMAPADVASIIVDEDNHSMDIAVEADSLAQAIGRNGQNVRLATQLTGWVLNVMTVEDMNAKHQAESAKVVTLFMESLDVDEDFAQVLADEGFTSLEEVAYVPVAELLAIDGFDDDIVEALRERAKAAISTRALASEEALDGAEPSEELLNLDGMERHLAFVLASRGVVTLEDLAEQGIDDLIEIEELTEEKAGALIMAARNICWFGEES; this is encoded by the coding sequence GAAAAAGTACGAAGGTGATATCGACGTTCGTGTGGCTATCGATCGCAAGACCGGTGACTACGAAACGTTCCGCCGCTGGATGGTGGTAGAGGATAACGGCGAAGCGCTGGAAAACCCTTACCGCGAAATTACCCTCGAAGCCGCTCGCTATGAAGATCCTGAAATTCAGGTTGGCGAGTTTATCGAGGACGAAATTGAGTCCGTGGTATTCGACCGTATCACCACCCAAACTGCCAAGCAGGTTATCGTGCAGAAAGTGCGCGAAGCCGAACGTGCTCAGGTAGTTGAACAGTTTTACGATAAAGAAGGCGAGATCATCACAGGTGTGGTTAAAAAGTCCAACCGTGACAGCGTGATCGTTGACCTTGGCAACAACGCCGATGGCGTGCTGTACAAGGAAGACCTGATTGCCCGTGAATCTTTCCGCCCAGGCGACCGCGTTCGTGCCCTGCTGTATGCAGTACGCCCTGAGGCCCGTGGCGCTCAGTTGTATCTGACCCGCACCAAGCCGGAAATGCTGATTGAGCTGTTCCGTGTTGAAGTGCCAGAAATTGCTGACGAAATGATTGAGGTTATGGGTGCAGCCCGTGACCCAGGTAGTCGCGCCAAGATTGCCGTGAAGTCCAACGACCGCCGCATCGATCCTATCGGTGCCTGTGTCGGTATGCGTGGTGCCCGTGTGCAAGCCGTCTCTAACGAGCTCGGTGGTGAGCGCGTGGATATCGTGCTGTGGGACGACAACCCAGCCCAGTTCGTGATCAACGCCATGGCCCCTGCCGATGTGGCTTCTATCATCGTTGATGAAGACAACCACTCGATGGACATCGCGGTTGAAGCGGACTCTCTGGCCCAGGCCATCGGCCGCAATGGTCAGAACGTGCGTCTGGCAACTCAGCTGACCGGTTGGGTACTGAACGTAATGACAGTGGAAGACATGAACGCCAAGCACCAGGCCGAAAGCGCCAAGGTGGTTACCCTGTTCATGGAGTCACTGGACGTAGATGAAGATTTTGCTCAGGTGCTGGCCGATGAAGGCTTCACCTCACTGGAAGAAGTGGCTTACGTACCCGTAGCTGAACTGCTGGCCATCGACGGCTTTGACGACGACATCGTTGAAGCGCTGCGCGAGCGTGCCAAAGCAGCTATCTCTACCCGTGCGTTGGCCTCGGAAGAAGCCCTGGACGGCGCTGAGCCGAGCGAAGAGCTGCTGAATCTTGACGGTATGGAGCGTCACCTGGCGTTTGTACTGGCCAGCCGTGGCGTTGTCACTCTGGAAGATTTGGCCGAACAAGGCATTGATGATTTGATCGAAATAGAAGAATTGACAGAAGAAAAAGCCGGCGCGCTGATCATGGCTGCCCGTAACATCTGTTGGTTTGGCGAAGAGTCTTAA
- the infB gene encoding translation initiation factor IF-2, with translation MTEMTVEKLATEVGKSVERLIEQFAQAGIKKAKADSVTETEKQQLLDYLKKQHGGDAQPTKMTLQRKTVSTLSVSSGGQSKDVKVEVRKKRTFVKRDGNEAALKAEEEARAQAEAEAAAKAKAEAEAAAKAKAEADAKAKAEAAAKAKAKAEADAKAASKDPAKQAETEEARAEAARLKAQQEETAKRKADEEAAAAKEKARALAEENESRWAEEERRRIEAERFGDHHVTTSKVARAAEDTADQDEEKRGRRNRNKTQTKSKRGGKDAREGREKHMRHKNTPESMAHGFNKPVAAVNREVRVGETVTVAELAQKMAVKATEIIKQMMKMGSMVTINQVLDQETAQLVAEEMGHKVVLLRENELEHQVLADRDDDEKLEPRAPVVTIMGHVDHGKTSLLDYIRRAKVAAGEAGGITQHIGAYHVETDNGMITFLDTPGHAAFTAMRARGAKATDIVILVVAADDGVMPQTIEAIQHAKAGNVPLIVAVNKMDKPEADPDRVKSELAQHAVMSEDWGGDNMFVHVSAKAGTGVDELLEAILLQAEVLELKARREGMAAGVVIESQLDKGRGPVATVLVQEGTLRQGDIVLCGLEYGKIRAMKDENGKPIQEAGPSIPVEILGLSGVPSAGDEATVVRDERKAREVALYRQGKFREVKLARQQKAKLENMFANMTEGEVQELNVVLKADVQGSLEAISDSLRKLSTDEVKVNIIASGVGALTETDATLAAASNAIMVGFNVRADAQARKTIESEAVDLRYYSVIYDLIDEVKSAMSGMLSPEFKQQIIGLAEVRDVFKSPKLGAIAGCMVTEGVVKRSAPIRVLRDNVVIYEGELESLRRFKDDVNEVRNGMECGIGVKNYNDVRVGDQIEVFETIEVARTL, from the coding sequence ATGACGGAAATGACGGTAGAGAAATTAGCCACAGAAGTTGGCAAATCTGTTGAGCGACTGATTGAACAGTTCGCCCAGGCCGGTATCAAAAAGGCCAAAGCCGACAGTGTGACAGAAACTGAAAAGCAGCAGCTGCTTGATTATCTCAAGAAGCAACACGGCGGCGACGCGCAGCCAACCAAGATGACGCTGCAGCGTAAAACTGTGTCTACCCTGAGTGTATCCAGCGGTGGCCAGTCTAAAGACGTTAAAGTAGAAGTGCGTAAGAAGCGTACTTTCGTGAAGCGTGATGGCAACGAAGCTGCCCTGAAAGCGGAAGAAGAAGCCCGCGCTCAGGCAGAAGCCGAAGCCGCTGCCAAGGCAAAAGCCGAAGCAGAGGCTGCTGCCAAAGCAAAAGCCGAAGCTGACGCCAAGGCCAAAGCCGAAGCCGCTGCCAAGGCAAAAGCCAAGGCAGAAGCTGATGCCAAGGCTGCTTCCAAAGATCCGGCCAAACAGGCTGAGACCGAAGAAGCTCGCGCCGAAGCTGCCCGCCTGAAAGCGCAGCAGGAAGAAACTGCTAAGCGTAAGGCCGACGAAGAAGCTGCCGCTGCCAAAGAAAAGGCGCGTGCACTGGCTGAAGAAAACGAAAGCCGTTGGGCCGAAGAAGAGCGTCGTCGCATCGAGGCCGAGCGTTTTGGCGATCACCATGTGACCACCTCTAAAGTGGCCCGTGCCGCCGAAGACACCGCCGATCAGGACGAAGAGAAGCGTGGCCGTCGCAACCGCAACAAGACTCAGACCAAGAGTAAGCGTGGTGGTAAAGATGCCCGTGAAGGTCGTGAGAAGCACATGCGTCACAAGAACACGCCTGAGTCCATGGCACACGGCTTTAACAAGCCTGTGGCTGCTGTGAACCGTGAAGTGCGTGTTGGTGAAACCGTTACTGTAGCCGAGCTGGCGCAGAAGATGGCCGTGAAAGCTACCGAAATCATCAAGCAGATGATGAAGATGGGCTCCATGGTTACCATCAACCAGGTGCTGGATCAGGAAACTGCTCAGCTGGTTGCCGAGGAGATGGGCCACAAGGTGGTACTGCTGCGTGAAAACGAGCTGGAGCATCAGGTACTGGCCGACCGTGACGATGATGAGAAGCTGGAGCCACGCGCCCCGGTAGTAACCATCATGGGTCACGTTGACCACGGTAAGACCTCGCTGCTGGATTATATCCGCCGTGCCAAGGTTGCCGCCGGTGAAGCAGGTGGTATTACCCAGCATATCGGTGCATACCACGTAGAAACCGATAACGGCATGATCACCTTCTTGGATACCCCAGGTCACGCCGCGTTTACCGCAATGCGTGCACGTGGTGCCAAGGCAACTGACATCGTAATTCTGGTAGTGGCCGCCGATGACGGCGTAATGCCACAGACCATCGAAGCTATCCAGCACGCCAAGGCCGGTAACGTGCCTTTGATTGTGGCTGTGAACAAGATGGATAAGCCAGAAGCCGATCCGGATCGCGTGAAGAGCGAGCTGGCCCAGCACGCCGTTATGTCGGAAGACTGGGGTGGCGACAACATGTTCGTTCACGTATCTGCCAAAGCGGGTACCGGTGTTGACGAACTGCTCGAAGCCATTCTGCTGCAGGCCGAAGTGCTGGAACTCAAGGCTCGCCGCGAAGGTATGGCCGCCGGTGTGGTTATCGAATCTCAGCTCGACAAGGGCCGTGGTCCGGTAGCAACCGTTCTGGTTCAGGAAGGTACACTGCGTCAGGGCGACATCGTTCTGTGTGGTCTCGAGTACGGTAAAATCCGTGCCATGAAAGACGAGAACGGCAAGCCAATTCAGGAAGCCGGTCCTTCTATTCCAGTAGAGATCCTGGGTCTGTCTGGCGTACCTTCAGCCGGTGATGAAGCCACTGTAGTGCGTGACGAGCGTAAAGCCCGTGAAGTTGCCCTGTATCGTCAAGGCAAGTTCCGTGAAGTTAAGCTGGCACGTCAGCAGAAGGCCAAGCTGGAGAACATGTTCGCCAACATGACCGAAGGCGAAGTACAGGAACTGAACGTGGTACTGAAGGCCGACGTACAGGGTTCTCTGGAAGCCATTTCCGACTCGCTGCGTAAGCTGTCTACCGACGAAGTGAAGGTCAATATCATTGCTTCCGGTGTGGGTGCGCTGACCGAAACCGACGCCACTCTGGCTGCGGCCTCGAACGCCATCATGGTTGGCTTTAACGTGCGTGCCGATGCTCAGGCCCGTAAGACCATCGAATCTGAAGCCGTTGATCTGCGCTACTACAGCGTGATCTACGACCTGATTGACGAAGTGAAGTCTGCCATGAGCGGCATGCTGTCACCTGAGTTCAAGCAGCAGATCATCGGTCTGGCCGAAGTGCGCGATGTGTTCAAGTCGCCTAAACTGGGTGCAATCGCCGGTTGTATGGTCACCGAGGGTGTTGTGAAGCGCAGCGCGCCAATCCGTGTACTGCGTGACAACGTGGTTATCTACGAAGGTGAGCTCGAGTCTCTGCGCCGCTTTAAGGACGACGTTAACGAAGTCCGCAACGGCATGGAGTGTGGTATCGGGGTGAAGAACTACAACGATGTTCGCGTAGGCGACCAAATCGAAGTGTTCGAAACCATCGAAGTCGCACGGACACTCTAA